The genomic DNA GGAATGTTTTCAACCATGAACTTGAAATCTTCATCTCTTGAAAATTATACGTTCGAATCACATTGTTAAAACAACTATATCATTTACACCATCAATCGATAATAGAACACGACAACTAATGGGTAATTGGTTACACAATTCGGACCACCACACAAAAGAATTATATTtacataaaaaataacaaaccgataaaatgaataaatttcgtAATTAAAACGAAGTTCGGACAACTCTTACTCCATGATAGATACGAGAAAATTCGTAAAGTTAATTCCGCTGGTAACCAAGTAACAAAGTCACAACAATCGGGCATACGTTGACAAGATGAATGGAGATGCGTTGCTAAGCGTAAGCTTTCAAAATGTCCAATAGGAGTTAAACCCTTAGAAAGATTTGGAAAAAATAACAATACGTAATTCAAACGAAATCTGATCTAAGATTAAGTAATCATATCTATATATTGGTATGGATGAACAAAGAAATGATAGAATAGGTTGAGCATTTTAAGATTGATTATAACACAAAGGTAAAACATACTCACTCGTGGGTCAAGCACGTAATTATAAGGCATGAAAATCAAAGATGAATCAGTCTTAAGTTCTCTCGATATGAAATAAGGACAACatctaaaacaaaaaaacagtaCAAACTTATTTCAGAAAACATATAGGACGGTAAGATCGAAAATTTTATATCTACATAATATGAGTTGtaaattgtaaaatatttttatctatTCGTGATAATATGTACCGAATATCATTGAACAACCTTAAAAGAAAAATGATACGATTCCCTTCAGCTGATGATGAAGTTTTTTTTCTCACCCTACATTTTTGAACCATTCGAATTATGGGTACGTTAGTGTAAAAGATTACAAGGtaagtcctaacttggaatccagaacggAAGCAGAAAAAAgaaaggccaaataacacattacgccgggagatagaagcagatatgaaaaaaatgaataaaaactggatagaattggaaaggattgtccaggacagtgTTGGATGGATAATGagggtgagcggcctatgctcctcgacgaggggtaacaggcgtgagtaagtaaattaaaagaaaaagattTACTAAGatttatttctccatttcttCATCCTAGTCATTTTATGCCTTATAGCCAAAGCATTGAATTTTGTCTTTCCACGATTGACCttgtttattgaatatttgttGAGCTACATGCTGTTGGCCGTTACATATTCAATTGGGGAACATGGACAAGGCTGTCGTCCAGACCAAGCTTGCAAGGGTAAGTTTCGGCAATAGTTATACATCTACTTTATGGTGTAGGTGAAAGCGGTTGTTGGCAGAACTGGTTCTCAGGGTCAATGTACACAGGTCCGTGTAGAGTTTCTGGATGATACTAATAGGTCAATCATAAGAAACGTGAAAGGTCCTATTCGTGAAGGCGATATTTTAACCTTGTTTGGAAACGGAAAGAGAAGCCAGAAGATTACGTTAATGCATTCTAAATAAAAGGTGGTAGTGAAATTGCCGTTTTTTCATTCATATAAATCTAACACGGCTGTCCAAAAACGTAACCAAANNNNNNNNNNNNNNNNNNNNNNNNNNNNNNNNNNNNNNNNNNNNNNNNNNNNNNNNNNNNNNNNNNNNNNNNNNNNNNNNNNNNNNNNNNNNNNNNNNNNNNNNNNNNNNNNNNNNNNNNNNNNNNNNNNNNNNNNNNNNNNNNNNNNNNNNNNNNNNNNNNNNNNNNNNNNNNNNNNNNNNNNNNNNNNNNNNNNNNNNAGCTCAGTAAACCTTTAAAACATTTTGCATCTTCAGGTTTCCATAGATAAATCGACTTCATTATAGGCCTGCCACAAGCTCTTATGACATGACTTGTTTCTCTCAACAGACTAGTGATACATTAGACCAATCAGAAATTGGCCAAGAAATCCCCTTCACTTACTAGGAACCAGGCACCCACCTGGACGGTTGTGGTCATGTATAGGAAGGTTGGGTATCAGTACCAGACTCCACAAGGCACAACAATTAGTTTTCATGGGATAGTCCTTTGTTACACGATAACTGTTTAGCTGGCCTTcggctactgcacaactacccactattcctagaaaacctgaatggaacattgaagtaggccccccgaccctacttgaagttcaaaaggctataggtaatctgaaacgaggaagagcagctggtcctgatggattgggcccagaggtctttaaatatggtggtccaattttagcgattaggttgactaatattctagctaaaatctgggagacggatgtaatcccatccgactggtcacaatcactgattgtcccaatatataaaaaggggtcaaaatcatcctgcgataaccatagagggattagtctgactaacatagcatctaaaatactagcctcaataattatcgggcgcctaactaagactcgtgaactgcaaacacgagaaaatcaggctggcttcagacctggtcgtggctgtatcgaccacatattcaccattcgtcaagttttagagcacagacatgcttatcggcgttcgacaatgatagtttttcttgacttaaaagcagcatttgactctgtagaccgaaaggttctgtggcagtgtctgtcattgaaaggtgtacctgagaagtacataaaccttttgaaggctctttactcgaacactattagtcgagtgagagcttatggcgaactgtcatatgattttacaacctcaagtggtgtccgtcaaggctgtccactatccccagttttgtttaacttcattatagacctgttgctggaaataacactctcttcgactgaatctacaggaattgatctcctaccagggggaccactaagcgacttagaatacgcagatgacatagtcctgtttggtgaatacgctgacaaaatgcagagtcttctgttggaactcagtaataatgccaggatgtttgggatgcgtttctccccatccaaatgtaaattgttactccaggactggcctgcgtcaacacccgaactaaggatagggagtgaagtagtcgaacgcgtggacaacttcacttatcttggaagtctgatcagccctaatgggttggtttctgacgaaatctcagcacggattcaaaaagctcgtttggcttttgccaacttacgtcacctatggcgtagacgagatatccgtctatcaattaatggaacgagtatactgcgcagcagttcgctctgttctactttatggctgtgaaatatggccattaagagtagaagatactcgtaggttactagtatttgaccacagatgccttagaaatattgctcgcatctgctgggataaccgggtaagtaatagtgaggttagacgcagggtattaggtaacgatggtaaatcagttgatgaggtgatgaatcttcatcgactgagatggttgggacatgtgttacgtatgcctgaacaccgtttaccacgacgcgctatgatgactagtgttggggttggttggaagagagttaggggcggccaaaccaagacatggcatcagtgtttgaagtcactaacttctagcctgagccatgttggcagatgcagactacctggttggggtccgcgtgactatcgtaaccaatggttggagactctgtgtgacatggctcagaatcgatcacaatggcgtaggtgtatacactctttatcttcccttaaaccttgagattagaattgcttcataactttcttccttcctgtactatatccttatatacaacctataatttatatactactaccaacactaaattaactactatgaatccagtgttcatcttgttgtgctaacgaggtatggcaacttggaccgatgcataaatgtgcctggtcctacgttgtagctgactgactgataactgTTGCAAGATATCATACTCAAACAAAAAAGTATTAACACCACTCTTTCACTCACCCTATACTAATTCCAGCATTCGACGGTTGTTCACACAATAAATCCTCTAAGACACTTGTTACATGTTGAGTAATATCTCGTTGTATATCCATTTTTTGATCATCTGATAAACAATCAACTTTATGAATAAATACTTCGAATTTAATGTTCATATTAAAACGGAATGCTGACTCTAAAGTAGCGTGTAGGCGAGTTAAAGCCGCATGATAATCATCCtacagatttaaaataacgatcaacaatataaatatttgaCATATGACTAGCAATTAAAAATCTGGGAAACTGAAtcatatacatttcatcaatcaCTCAATTATAATCTATTACGACAATCGCATTGATCTGATCACAGTTGGATAATACAGTATCGGTAATATCCGTTGTGAATACAATAACTTCTAAAGATAACTGTATATAACACAAAACTGTTTTGTACTGTATGAACTTCAACTGACACTGACAGCATCTATTACACTGATAAAAACAATTCTCATACTCACTACACTGTAGTAAGAATAGGTTATTATTAGCTTATCTACATATCTCATTTGGCGTTTACCATTACAAGTAATTCTTATAAAATAGAAGAGTAAAATATCAAATTGTTCAGTTGAGGATGAGCTGATGATCAGTAAAATATAAGCAGGAGATTTTGCAAAAAACTGAAAAACACACCTCATTCAGAGAAAACAATGATGATAGCttcaaatgaaaaaataaacgGATAAGAAATTCGTGTAGCAGAAACACATTGATTTGCATGTTTCATATATGTGATGAAAATCATTTACATATGTGTACAAGGTAGCAAAAATTAATCTTTGATAGAAGTAAACCATAATGATGAtcaatatatatagatatatattacaAGATTCTACTATTCTCTTCTTATATCTCTATTTTGATATTTTGGTTCTCCATCACTAACTTCCTGTCCATCTTCATCTTTTCCACTCGAATCAAGTTCGTTTACTGGCTCTTCATCTTCTGGTATAGGATCTGAAGACGGTTGATGTATCAACAAAGCAGCTAATTCTCGCTTTGCATGTTGTTGATTTAATTCAAGCATTTGTTGTAATGCATTTTTAATGACACAGAAATTGAATTCTATTAGACCTAAAAATGTAATAGAATGACCAAATTATAGAAACTAAtgtgttataacaagaaacatCGAATACTTTACTTCACAATATAATACGTAGTAGTAGTTAGGGAGAATATAAGGCAACTCTACATTCGAAGTTTTGAAGCTCATTCTATTAATTCCAACTTCCAAAAAGTAGATATCCATGCATGATTATAACGAAAACAATAAAGTCCACCGACTTACGTGTGTACTCATACACAAGTTAGGGAAGAGTGATGCATAGTGCTTACTAGATAGTGTGTCGATCAACCTTTATAAAAACAGGAgcaaaaatatttattgtttgttgATACAAGGATTTTTGTTATTTGATTATGCTTTCAAGATGCTTGAAAATTTGCAAAACATCCGACGTAGTCGAGCAAGATATCTGGTCTTTAATTTGTAAATGTTAGGTATAAGGGTATCTTTATTAGGGTTTATACACTGATTTGTCAGGTGTTTTAATGCGAGTTGGCGAATTGTCAGTTTTTTAAAAGAGTTGAGTCTGTTATATTCTCACTAGATTCATCACAGACTGTGGAAAATGGTTTTCTTATTGAACAATGAAGTATTGAGTCACCTAAGCTTAGTTCGAATGCAAATGTTTACAATGtgtgaaaatgaataaataattttgtattttgtagatatatatatacactaaaattaatgttttaataataatgaactgtAAAAGAGATAGACTAAATAATCGTTTACCCATTTTCTCTAAAGATTCTTCATACATCAAACAAGCTAGAGCCATATACTGATTGACGCCACGAAGATATAATGCTCTATCATTGTTTAAAATGATTGTTGCCCCAGTTTGCTCAGAGACAGGCGGATCAACAAAATTAGATTGGGGACTGCAAGCAAAGATGAGAAGGCATCATTTAGAATGAACTTAACAAAGGCGAAGTGATTTCGCCTAGTATAAAACACATTTGATTTTTCTCTTGAGATATATATAGGGATTAGCGATAAGTAATTAGTGGGTTGACAAGATAGGACTGAAGTCTAATAACACAATCCATTTGACTTTCTACCCGAGATGTGAAACTGGAGTACTTTGATAACTCATACGCTCTTGTGTCAAACTTTTCTaaagtattttacattcaataaAAGAATACCTCAAATGTAACATATTAGATAAATGAGCATTACAGAGACGATATCGGCCTAAATGATATGCCGGGAGTTGGTAGAAATCCACAAAGTAGGACTTCGAAGTACTTAACTTGGGAGGACCATCAATAGATATTTTAGAGAGGATGAGCGAAGATTTAGTTCACGATTTTCTTCAGCATACATAAACAGTTTACGACTTTCGTATGAAATTAATACCACACGTCAAAATGCAGCGGTGTTGCCTCTTAACGACGTAAGTAAGAAGTTAGAATCTGTAGACCCTAAAAAGCCAACACTTCTTTTACCCTATGAGTAGTAAGGAATTCAGGATCAACGGGCTGACAGACCACAAACTTTCTTCGGACATGCGTGTCTATCTTCATGCAGTTCCTCACTGAGGTCTGTGGTCGTGCTTTCAGTTAACCAGTCGTCAGTAAAGTCTGCCTGAATGTGCGTTGGCATGAAATCCAGACAGCCGTGAAAACAGCGATAGGGTCTGTTGTAATCTATAATAAAAATGTCAAGGGAAACAAATGGATTTTAGAAGCATCTACTGAAGTGATAGGTGAAGCAGTAAATACTTATTGTCTGGAGTGGTTAGGACATTTTTTAATGTTCGCCCATCTACCACCTAACTCGATGCGCAATGATGGTTGGTGTACGAGTAGGTTTGAAGAAAGCTAGATGTGGGCAAACCAAGATACATTCTACTTCAAGTTGCACGCTTCTGATGATTTCGTGTGTGCTAGAATTTACTTAAAACCAATgttttgtcagtcagtcagtcacaacgtaaaacctgtacgtatgtacatcggttgAAGTTGGCATAACCAAAATGTTTTGTAAGTTTAACATGTTACTTGCAGCGAGAAGAGCACCGAACCATGGACTCAATGAAAAGCCATCCTTAAAGGGATTTTCCCAGTTATTAACGTCATTATAGTTACGTTCACTCAGCCACAGCGTGCCACTAAAATCTGTCATCATTATCTATTCTGTGATGGTTCCTATATAATATTGCTTCTACTGGACCTTATGTTATGGAGATATCACAGTATATGAAGGATTTTAAGTATATTAAGTAGGGTGCATGACGATTAGTTCGAAAACTCCCTTATGGATTGGAAGAACAGTACGAAATAGAGCTTTACAAGTCAAGCTGGTGTACGATTGGTTTTTACAGAAAATTTAGGATGAGTAAACAAAGATATGGCACCAATCCATAAAAGGACTGACTATTAGATTGAGCAATGTAGGCATGATCACACTGGTTGAGTTGCGCATGATTATCTTAACCAACAGTTAGAGACTTAGTCTAGATGTCTGAAGATCGTTCGCAATGGCGTAGAAGCATTTTATGTTTGTCATATCTTTCATCCTAATTTTCTTGTTCCtccataattttgttttaaatcactaatatatattttgttcTCCAACCGTATCTTCGATATCTAATCTTTTCTACCACTACTACAATTACTACATCTACTCATCTGGGATTTGCCCTGTAAACTTTATCTGGTTGTGCTAAAAGGGTATTACAACTTGAACTGATATTCACATGCACCAGGTTCTACGCTGCGTACGGCTGATTGATATTATTGCGCACGAAATGTTACTTGCATACGTGCTGCCAGATGTgttcaaaatatttatatactaccGGAAACCAGAAGTTGAATAACTTTTGGTTACAAAATAgtgatatttattatatatacttATTCATGATGGCATACAGTAGGTATTATCATATCACCTGTAGCTAGCTGAGCGACAGTAAAGCAAAATTAGATGATAACTTATTTTTCATGACTACGAATTGTGCTCGAAAATTATCAGCACAATTTCAGACGGTAATTTCAACATCGTGAAGGAGTTTATGTTAAATCGATGTCCGTTAGACATGTTGATTTCGATACGCTTATGGTTTCTGGAAGAATAAAGGTTTTAAAGTTTATGATATTAAGTCGCTGAAAATGAATGTATAAAGTGAAAAGAGTATTCACATTAACTAATAGCCTACGTGTAGATTGCTGCTACATCTACGACAACATCAATCATATCACAGCATAATTCATAAGTTTGCATGTCTACTGCATTTGAATCTGTTgctaaatatattttacttgTGACATCAAAAAGAAATGCTTTGTCCACCATTGAATTCTGCAAAACAAGAAAGAAAACATGGTGAAGAAATCAAATAaagagatttttttaaaaatatacgcGAAGCAATCACATGAATGATAATGTAAAGAATCGTCCTACAAACAAAAACTAAGCATGATTAGAGTAAAAAATTGAATTTTGGATTGTGATGTTGCTTATACCATAGAAATTTACAGACCGTTCTGTTATGTATTCTAAGGAGTAATAAAGGTCTTTTTCTGATAGTCGTTTTATACAAATGTTATAATTCTGTTTTTGCtatatataaacgacccagctattcctattgcttagtattcttatacgatgacactcgacaagaccctaaaatcagaacacgttgaacaggaattaaattgtattcaaaataatagtaatgataagtgaacagcaatcaatagtttaaataatgttcatgtatttatagtatatacataagaagcttatagatttttttctgcaataatatgcccgggctgatcggtttagaattagccaatcagcgcgcagcaacaccatcatgcataaaacatgcttaattcaatctatatcccactaacaacaAAATAGCTGAAACCTCGGAAACGAAACTATTAATTGATAAAAGTTAGTCAAGGAATTCTCAAAAAACGACGTGCCTTATATCATATTCGTGGGAGATTTCAACATCCAGTCTTCTGAACGATGGCTTCATTGAGTCCATGGTTCGGTACTCTTCTCGCTGCAAGTAACATGTTAAACTTACAAAACATTTTGGTTATGCCAACTTcaaccgatgtacatacgtacaggttttacgttgtgactgactgactgacaaaacATTGGTTTTAAGTAAATTCTAGCACACACGAAATCATCAGAAGCGTGCAACTTGAAGTAGAATGTATCTTGGTTTGCCCACATCTAGCTTTCTTCAAACCTACTCGTACACCAACCATCATCGCGCATCGAGTTAGGTGGTAGATGGGCGAACATTAAAAAATGTCCTAACCACTCCAGACAATAGAGATTCAATAACTCATTAATCGTTTTTTCATGTTTGCTTATTACTCTGCGTCTAACCTAAGGATCGCTAACTTGATGGTCCCCAATTTTATGGCCAGTCCCTTGAGAGTGTCTATAATCAAAAACTAGCAACGTCAAAATATTATCTATTC from Schistosoma mansoni strain Puerto Rico chromosome 5, complete genome includes the following:
- a CDS encoding putative 40s ribosomal protein S28; this translates as MDKAVVQTKLARVVVKLPFFHSYKSNTAVQKRNSSVNL